A window of Neisseria canis contains these coding sequences:
- a CDS encoding DUF4124 domain-containing protein — protein MHITSFAKLTALGLILASTSLHAKEVYSWKNANGTNTYSDVPRNLKSNGVNTVNVRTQTVSAPPAAKSGSETASLAEQQKQVNDKMAANNKQVEEKNKQIEEENRKTQEANCKTARMNRAFAESARTANRDTLMARYDADIEKFCSGSPAPSAPAAKSPS, from the coding sequence ATGCACATTACTTCATTTGCCAAACTCACCGCCCTCGGTTTGATTCTCGCCTCCACAAGCCTTCATGCTAAAGAGGTGTATAGCTGGAAAAATGCCAACGGAACCAACACTTATTCTGATGTTCCCCGCAATTTGAAAAGCAACGGCGTCAACACCGTTAATGTACGTACACAAACCGTAAGCGCTCCGCCTGCAGCCAAATCCGGTTCAGAAACCGCTTCTTTGGCCGAACAGCAAAAGCAGGTCAACGATAAAATGGCTGCCAATAACAAGCAGGTTGAAGAAAAAAACAAACAAATCGAAGAAGAAAACCGCAAAACCCAGGAAGCCAACTGTAAAACCGCGCGTATGAACCGCGCATTCGCCGAATCTGCCCGTACCGCGAACCGTGATACCTTAATGGCGCGTTATGATGCGGATATTGAAAAATTCTGTTCCGGCAGCCCTGCTCCTTCGGCACCTGCCGCCAAATCACCCAGTTAA
- a CDS encoding electron transfer flavoprotein-ubiquinone oxidoreductase produces MDMQGIERDSMQYDVVIVGAGPAGLSAAIRLKQLAEKAGREVSVCVVEKGSEVGANILSGAVIDPVALTELLPDWQQSGAPLTRSVTEDRVLFLTKEKAYKLPTAPSFKNHGNYIISLGQLTRWLAEQAENLGVEIYPGFAATEVLYHVDGSVKGIATGNMGVGKDGEATDMFQPGMELWAQQTLFAEGCRGSLSKHLIERFRLDKHSQPQTYGIGIKEIWEVAEGKCQPGLVVHSTGWPLDTKTYGGSFIYHFDNNQVAVGFVVGLDYENPYLSPFEEFQRFKTHPEIRKTFEGGRRIAYGARALVEGGWQSLPRLSFPGGLLIGDAAGFLNVPRIKGIHTAMKSAMLAAEAVFPRLEESGFEPESGKEITTLQGLLESSWLGKELYAVRNIRPSFKWGMWAAFAYTGLEQYVLKGRGPWTLKHHAPDCTTLKKAADCRPIDYPKPDNVLTFDRLSSVFLANISHEENQPVHLVLRNPATMIDVNHKEYASPETRYCPAAVYEIVEEGGQPQLRINASNCVHCKTCDIKDPTQNINWVCPEGGSGPNYGAM; encoded by the coding sequence ATGGACATGCAAGGCATTGAACGCGACAGCATGCAATATGATGTAGTAATTGTCGGCGCCGGCCCTGCCGGTTTGAGCGCGGCCATCCGCTTGAAACAGCTGGCGGAAAAAGCGGGCAGGGAAGTGAGCGTTTGCGTGGTGGAAAAAGGCTCGGAAGTCGGCGCCAATATTTTATCGGGCGCGGTGATTGACCCCGTGGCGCTGACCGAGCTGCTGCCCGACTGGCAGCAAAGCGGCGCACCGCTTACCCGCAGCGTTACCGAAGACAGGGTGCTGTTCCTTACAAAAGAAAAGGCCTATAAGCTGCCCACCGCGCCGAGCTTTAAAAATCACGGCAACTATATCATCAGCCTCGGGCAGCTTACCCGTTGGCTGGCCGAGCAAGCCGAAAACCTCGGTGTGGAAATCTACCCCGGCTTCGCCGCTACCGAAGTGCTCTACCATGTCGACGGTTCGGTTAAAGGTATTGCCACCGGCAATATGGGCGTAGGCAAAGACGGCGAAGCAACCGATATGTTCCAACCGGGCATGGAGCTTTGGGCGCAGCAAACCCTGTTTGCCGAGGGCTGTCGCGGCTCGTTGTCGAAACATTTGATTGAACGCTTCCGGCTTGACAAACACAGCCAGCCGCAAACTTACGGTATCGGCATTAAGGAAATTTGGGAAGTGGCCGAAGGCAAGTGCCAACCCGGTTTGGTGGTGCACAGCACAGGCTGGCCGCTGGACACCAAAACCTACGGCGGCTCGTTTATTTATCATTTCGATAATAACCAGGTTGCGGTGGGTTTCGTGGTGGGGCTGGATTATGAAAACCCTTATTTGTCGCCGTTTGAAGAGTTTCAGCGTTTCAAAACCCATCCTGAAATCCGCAAAACATTTGAAGGCGGCCGCCGCATTGCTTATGGCGCGCGCGCTTTGGTGGAAGGCGGTTGGCAGAGCCTGCCGCGCTTGAGCTTTCCGGGCGGCCTGTTGATCGGTGATGCGGCGGGTTTCTTAAACGTGCCGCGTATCAAAGGCATACACACGGCGATGAAATCGGCCATGCTGGCCGCAGAAGCCGTGTTTCCCCGTTTGGAAGAAAGCGGATTTGAGCCGGAGAGCGGCAAGGAAATCACAACTTTGCAGGGTCTGCTGGAAAGCAGCTGGCTGGGCAAGGAGCTGTATGCAGTGCGCAATATCCGGCCTTCGTTCAAATGGGGCATGTGGGCGGCATTTGCCTATACCGGCTTGGAGCAGTATGTGCTGAAAGGGCGCGGCCCGTGGACGCTCAAGCATCATGCGCCGGACTGCACAACATTGAAAAAAGCCGCCGACTGCCGCCCGATTGATTACCCGAAGCCGGATAATGTGCTTACATTCGACCGGCTCAGCAGCGTTTTTCTTGCCAACATCAGCCACGAGGAAAACCAGCCCGTCCATTTGGTTTTGCGTAATCCGGCAACCATGATTGATGTGAACCATAAAGAATACGCATCGCCGGAAACCCGCTATTGCCCGGCTGCGGTTTACGAAATTGTGGAAGAGGGCGGCCAGCCGCAGCTGCGGATTAACGCATCCAACTGTGTGCATTGCAAAACCTGCGATATAAAAGACCCTACCCAAAACATTAACTGGGTTTGCCCTGAGGGTGGCAGCGGCCCGAATTACGGGGCGATGTAG
- a CDS encoding acetate kinase yields the protein MANDLILVLNCGSSSLKGALIDNKTGGLILSCLAEKLTTPDAYITFKYFDNADIRPAARRSWFVERKDGDKHEVSLSDRHDHTGAVEALLEELRAHDLQDMVRAIGHRVVHGGEKYSGSVVIDDKVMAVLEECIPLAPLHNPANLTGIRAAQSIFPGLINVGVFDTAFHQTMPEHAYTYAVPQELYRKYGFRRYGFHGTSFRYVAPVAAEIIGKDINDCSLVIAHLGNGASVCAVKNGESQDTSMGVTPLEGLVMGTRSGDLDPSTCSFLADNAGMDVKAVTDMLNKKSGLLGISGLSNDCRTIQEAAAEGHAGAKLALEVMTYRLAKYIAAMAVATNGIDALVFTGGIGENSDVVRSKTVNYLGFLGLTIDEEANKATRFGASGIISQKGREPAVVVVPTNEERMIAMDTGRLAGL from the coding sequence ATGGCCAACGATCTGATTTTGGTATTAAACTGCGGCAGCTCTTCCCTCAAGGGCGCACTAATCGATAATAAAACCGGCGGGCTGATTCTCAGTTGTCTCGCCGAAAAACTGACCACGCCCGATGCCTATATCACGTTCAAATATTTTGATAATGCCGATATCAGACCGGCCGCACGCCGCTCATGGTTTGTAGAGCGCAAAGACGGCGACAAACACGAAGTCAGCCTGTCTGACCGCCATGACCACACCGGCGCAGTAGAAGCCCTGCTCGAAGAATTGCGTGCGCACGATTTGCAGGATATGGTGCGCGCTATCGGCCACCGAGTTGTGCACGGCGGCGAAAAATACAGCGGTTCGGTGGTGATTGACGACAAGGTAATGGCCGTGCTCGAAGAATGCATCCCGCTCGCGCCTCTGCACAATCCCGCCAACCTCACCGGCATCCGTGCCGCGCAAAGCATTTTCCCCGGCCTGATTAATGTGGGCGTTTTCGATACCGCGTTCCACCAAACCATGCCGGAGCACGCCTACACTTATGCCGTGCCGCAAGAGCTTTATCGGAAATACGGCTTCCGCCGCTATGGCTTCCACGGAACCAGCTTCCGCTATGTCGCGCCGGTGGCTGCGGAAATCATCGGTAAAGACATCAACGACTGCTCATTGGTTATCGCTCACTTGGGCAACGGCGCATCGGTATGCGCGGTGAAAAACGGTGAATCGCAAGACACCAGCATGGGCGTGACGCCGCTGGAAGGTTTGGTAATGGGTACGCGAAGCGGCGACCTCGACCCGAGCACCTGTTCGTTTTTGGCAGACAATGCCGGTATGGATGTAAAAGCCGTAACCGATATGCTCAACAAAAAATCCGGCCTGCTCGGCATTTCAGGTTTGTCGAATGACTGCCGTACCATTCAAGAAGCTGCCGCAGAAGGTCATGCGGGCGCGAAACTTGCTTTGGAAGTGATGACTTACCGCTTGGCCAAATACATCGCTGCTATGGCTGTGGCAACCAACGGCATCGACGCGCTGGTGTTTACCGGCGGTATCGGTGAAAACTCAGATGTGGTGCGCAGCAAAACGGTTAATTATCTCGGCTTCTTAGGATTGACCATTGATGAAGAAGCCAATAAGGCAACCCGCTTCGGTGCATCCGGCATCATCAGCCAAAAAGGCCGCGAGCCGGCTGTGGTTGTGGTGCCGACCAATGAAGAGCGCATGATTGCTATGGATACAGGCCGGTTGGCAGGTCTGTAA
- the wrbA gene encoding NAD(P)H:quinone oxidoreductase has protein sequence MSQKTLKILVLYYSLHGSTLNLARQIARGIESVEGCEAVLRTVPKVSAVCEAVESDIPQEGAPYCTAEDLKSCAALALGSPTRFGNMSAPMKYFLDGTIAQWLSGELIGKPATVFASTSSQHGGQETTLLTMMLPLLHHGMIISGIPYSESALSSTQTGGTPYGSTHVAGAEGKPQLSQDEQQLAFAQGKRLAELAKKLSV, from the coding sequence ATGAGCCAAAAAACCTTGAAAATACTCGTTTTATACTATTCTTTGCATGGAAGTACATTAAACCTGGCCCGCCAGATTGCGCGGGGCATAGAAAGTGTTGAAGGATGCGAAGCCGTGTTGCGCACGGTGCCGAAAGTATCGGCGGTATGTGAAGCCGTGGAATCTGACATTCCGCAAGAAGGCGCCCCTTATTGCACGGCGGAAGACCTGAAAAGCTGCGCCGCTTTGGCATTGGGCAGCCCCACACGTTTCGGTAACATGTCTGCGCCGATGAAGTATTTTCTGGACGGCACGATTGCACAATGGTTGTCGGGTGAATTGATCGGCAAGCCGGCAACCGTGTTTGCCAGCACTTCGAGTCAACACGGAGGGCAGGAAACAACTTTGTTAACCATGATGCTGCCCTTGCTGCATCACGGCATGATAATCAGCGGCATTCCTTATAGCGAAAGTGCGCTGTCCAGCACGCAAACAGGCGGAACGCCCTACGGCTCGACACATGTGGCTGGTGCCGAGGGCAAGCCGCAATTGAGCCAAGATGAGCAGCAGCTTGCTTTTGCCCAAGGTAAAAGATTGGCAGAGCTGGCCAAAAAATTGTCGGTTTGA
- the ftsB gene encoding cell division protein FtsB, producing the protein MRWVTVFLSICIIGSQYDLWLSKGGWRDMWRLQNEVTVQETENSMLTLRNNALAAEVDDLANGKEAIAEIARVDLGYIRDGEIYYRMVDQRSR; encoded by the coding sequence ATGAGATGGGTAACTGTTTTTCTGAGTATCTGCATCATCGGTTCGCAATACGACCTTTGGTTATCGAAAGGCGGCTGGCGCGACATGTGGCGCCTGCAAAACGAAGTAACCGTACAGGAAACGGAAAACAGTATGCTCACCTTGCGCAATAATGCCTTGGCGGCAGAGGTGGACGACTTGGCAAACGGTAAAGAAGCCATTGCGGAAATCGCCCGGGTGGATTTGGGCTACATCAGAGACGGCGAGATTTATTACCGTATGGTTGATCAAAGAAGCCGCTGA
- a CDS encoding YihY family inner membrane protein — MLKSSLLQGWGKSRWFGFARFLIHRFNEVRVPQIAASLTFTSLLALVPVLTVALVIVSAFPMFSDVSEAFIGFINMTIVPEGADVVFDYLNEFKQKASNLTAIGIIMLGVTSLLLIQTIDQTFNRIWQVKNQRSIWMQFLVYWALLTFGPLVAGVSLTVWGLLLSKSGLESTFPVLSRALAVFTSFLFTTIALWLLYRLVPNRFVPNKHAFAGAAITAILLEILRWGFRIYVSQFNSYQLIYGAFAAIPVFLVWLHALWMVVISGAVLTSSFSYWRGEAFRRQFDTRGRFDDVLKVLLLLDDAQHRGRTMKVQQFRQHINMGYDELGDLLDQLARHGYTFHGNHGWVLKTNAEHIIINDLFKHFIYRRPEHISGNDPISKTVDDIMQPCMESMNISLAEFQRHMRTYEKTDPS; from the coding sequence ATGCTGAAATCCTCCCTTTTGCAAGGCTGGGGCAAATCGCGTTGGTTCGGTTTCGCCCGCTTTCTTATCCACCGCTTTAATGAAGTGCGCGTGCCCCAAATTGCGGCCAGCTTAACATTTACTTCGCTTTTGGCGCTGGTGCCCGTGCTGACCGTGGCTTTGGTGATTGTGTCTGCTTTTCCGATGTTCAGTGATGTATCTGAAGCATTCATCGGTTTTATCAATATGACCATTGTGCCCGAAGGCGCTGATGTGGTGTTTGATTATCTAAATGAATTCAAACAGAAAGCCAGCAATCTGACAGCTATCGGTATCATCATGCTGGGTGTCACCTCCCTGCTTTTGATTCAAACCATCGACCAAACGTTCAACCGGATTTGGCAGGTAAAAAACCAGCGCTCTATTTGGATGCAGTTTTTGGTTTATTGGGCGCTGCTCACTTTTGGCCCGTTGGTGGCCGGTGTAAGCTTGACCGTATGGGGTCTGCTTCTGAGTAAAAGCGGGCTGGAATCCACTTTTCCGGTTTTATCTCGTGCTTTAGCCGTTTTCACATCATTCCTGTTTACCACGATTGCTTTGTGGCTGCTGTACCGTTTGGTTCCCAACCGTTTCGTACCCAACAAACATGCGTTTGCCGGTGCGGCCATTACGGCAATCCTGCTTGAAATTTTGCGCTGGGGCTTCCGTATTTATGTCAGCCAGTTTAACAGCTATCAATTGATTTACGGCGCATTTGCGGCCATTCCCGTGTTCTTGGTTTGGCTGCATGCTTTGTGGATGGTCGTTATCAGCGGTGCCGTGCTTACTTCTTCTTTTTCGTATTGGCGCGGCGAAGCATTCCGCCGACAGTTCGATACCCGTGGGCGCTTTGATGATGTGTTGAAAGTGTTGCTGCTGTTGGATGATGCCCAACACCGCGGGCGGACTATGAAAGTTCAGCAATTCCGCCAACATATCAATATGGGCTACGATGAACTGGGCGACCTTTTGGATCAGCTTGCCCGCCACGGTTACACCTTTCACGGCAACCACGGTTGGGTGTTGAAAACCAATGCGGAGCACATCATTATCAACGATCTGTTCAAGCATTTTATTTACCGCCGCCCTGAACATATCTCCGGCAACGACCCTATTTCCAAAACCGTTGACGATATCATGCAGCCGTGCATGGAAAGCATGAATATCAGCTTGGCGGAATTTCAACGGCATATGCGGACATACGAAAAAACCGATCCGTCTTAA
- the gloA2 gene encoding SMU1112c/YaeR family gloxylase I-like metalloprotein translates to MRLHHVALICSDYQRSKQFYTEILGLTVLAEHYREARQSWKLDLGIGGHYVLELFSFPNPPERLTRPEACGLRHLAFSVENLAEKHIELSEKGVVCEAVRIDEYTGKAFFFIFDPDNLPVEFYQE, encoded by the coding sequence ATGCGTCTGCACCATGTAGCATTGATTTGCTCCGATTACCAGCGTTCCAAACAGTTTTACACCGAAATCTTGGGGCTGACCGTATTGGCCGAACATTATCGAGAAGCGCGCCAATCATGGAAGCTGGATTTGGGCATCGGCGGGCATTATGTGCTCGAGCTTTTTTCTTTTCCCAATCCGCCCGAACGGCTTACCCGGCCGGAAGCTTGCGGTTTGAGGCATTTGGCTTTTTCCGTGGAAAACTTGGCGGAGAAACATATAGAGCTGAGTGAGAAAGGCGTAGTCTGCGAGGCGGTACGCATCGACGAATACACGGGTAAAGCCTTTTTCTTCATTTTCGATCCGGATAACCTGCCGGTTGAGTTTTATCAGGAATAA
- the guaB gene encoding IMP dehydrogenase, whose translation MRIVEKAYTFDDVLLVPAHSTVLPRDVSLKTPLTREISLNLPLLSAAMDTVTEAKLAISMAQEGGIGIIHKNMSAEQQAAAVAKVKRHESGVVKDPVTIAPGMLIRDLIEMLSQRKRKMSGLPVVENGKVVGLVTNRDLRFEKRLDQPVSAIMTPREKLVTVPEGISIEDARDVMHDHKVERVLVVNGDWELKGLITVKDILKTTEFPNANKDADGRLRVGAAVGVGADTDERVKALVEAGVDVIVVDTAHGHSQGVLDRVKWVKQNFPQVQVIGGNIATAQAARDLVAAGADAVKVGIGPGSICTTRIVAGVGVPQLTAIHNVAEALKGTGVPLIADGGIRFSGDLAKALAAGASCVMLGGMFAGTDEAPGEIELYQGRSYKSYRGMGSLGAMSQGSSDRYFQDKQESTDKYVPEGIEGRVPYKGPIVQIIHQLVGGLRSSMGYLGCSSIAQMHEKAEFVEITSAGMSESHVHDVQITKEAPNYHVR comes from the coding sequence ATGCGTATCGTAGAAAAAGCCTATACTTTTGACGACGTTTTGCTGGTTCCCGCACATTCAACCGTGCTTCCGCGCGACGTTTCCCTCAAAACCCCCCTTACCCGTGAAATTTCTCTGAATCTTCCCCTTCTTTCTGCTGCAATGGATACGGTTACCGAAGCCAAGCTGGCCATTTCTATGGCGCAGGAAGGCGGTATCGGCATTATCCACAAAAACATGAGCGCCGAGCAGCAGGCGGCCGCCGTGGCTAAAGTCAAACGCCATGAGAGCGGCGTGGTCAAAGACCCTGTTACCATTGCGCCGGGTATGTTGATCCGCGATTTGATTGAGATGTTGTCGCAACGCAAACGCAAAATGTCCGGCCTGCCGGTTGTGGAAAACGGTAAAGTGGTGGGGCTGGTAACCAACCGTGATTTGCGTTTTGAAAAAAGGCTGGACCAGCCCGTTTCCGCCATCATGACGCCGCGTGAAAAATTGGTTACCGTGCCTGAGGGCATATCCATTGAGGATGCGCGCGATGTGATGCACGACCATAAAGTGGAGCGTGTTTTGGTGGTGAATGGGGATTGGGAACTTAAAGGCCTGATTACGGTTAAAGACATTTTAAAAACGACCGAATTTCCGAATGCCAACAAAGATGCCGACGGCCGTTTGCGCGTGGGCGCGGCCGTAGGCGTGGGTGCTGATACGGATGAGCGTGTGAAAGCGCTTGTAGAAGCCGGGGTGGATGTGATTGTGGTGGATACGGCCCACGGGCACAGTCAAGGCGTGCTTGACCGTGTAAAATGGGTAAAACAAAATTTTCCGCAAGTGCAGGTGATCGGCGGCAATATTGCCACTGCGCAGGCGGCGCGTGATTTGGTGGCAGCCGGTGCGGATGCGGTGAAAGTGGGTATCGGCCCGGGTTCGATTTGCACCACCCGTATTGTGGCCGGTGTGGGTGTGCCGCAATTAACGGCGATTCATAATGTGGCGGAAGCTTTGAAAGGCACGGGCGTGCCGCTGATTGCCGACGGCGGTATCCGTTTTTCGGGCGATTTGGCAAAAGCGCTCGCTGCCGGAGCGTCTTGCGTGATGTTGGGCGGTATGTTTGCCGGTACAGATGAGGCACCGGGCGAAATCGAACTTTATCAAGGACGTTCGTATAAATCTTACCGTGGCATGGGCTCTTTGGGTGCGATGAGCCAAGGTTCCAGCGACCGGTATTTCCAAGACAAACAGGAAAGTACGGATAAATATGTGCCGGAAGGTATTGAAGGCCGTGTGCCTTACAAAGGGCCGATTGTGCAGATTATCCACCAATTGGTCGGCGGGCTGCGCTCCAGCATGGGTTATTTGGGCTGCTCAAGCATTGCGCAAATGCACGAAAAAGCGGAATTTGTGGAAATTACTTCTGCCGGTATGAGCGAATCGCACGTTCACGACGTTCAAATTACCAAAGAAGCGCCGAATTACCACGTGCGCTGA
- the eno gene encoding phosphopyruvate hydratase, with amino-acid sequence MSAIIDIFAREILDSRGNPTVECDVLLESGVMGRAAVPSGASTGQKEALELRDGDKGRYLGKGVLQAVENVNNEIAQALIGVDASEQTYIDKIMLDLDGTDNKGRLGANATLAVSLAVARAAAEDAGLPLYRYLGGAGPLALPVPMMNVINGGEHANNSLNIQEFMIMPVGADTFRDALRCGAEIFHALKKLCDSKGFPTTVGDEGGFAPNLNSHEEALQLIVEAITAAGYKSGEDVLLALDCASSEFYKDGKYHLEAEGKSLTSAEFAEYLAGLVAKYPIVSIEDGMDENDWEGWKLLTEKLGGKVQLVGDDLFVTNPKILAEGIEAGVANALLVKVNQIGTLSETLKAVELAKRNCYTSVMSHRSGETEDSTIADLAVATNCMQIKTGSLSRSDRMAKYNQLLRIEEELGEAAYYPGKAAFYQLKK; translated from the coding sequence ATGAGCGCTATTATTGATATTTTTGCTCGTGAAATTTTGGATTCGCGCGGCAATCCCACCGTTGAGTGTGATGTGCTGTTGGAATCCGGCGTGATGGGCCGTGCGGCCGTACCTTCCGGCGCGTCAACCGGTCAGAAAGAAGCTTTGGAATTGCGCGACGGCGACAAAGGCCGCTATTTGGGCAAAGGTGTGCTGCAAGCTGTAGAAAATGTGAATAACGAAATCGCTCAGGCACTTATCGGCGTGGATGCTTCCGAGCAAACTTATATCGATAAAATCATGCTTGATTTGGACGGTACCGACAACAAAGGCCGTTTGGGCGCCAATGCTACTTTGGCCGTTTCTTTGGCAGTTGCCCGAGCTGCTGCCGAAGATGCCGGCCTGCCGCTTTATCGCTATTTGGGCGGCGCAGGCCCGTTGGCTTTGCCGGTTCCGATGATGAACGTTATCAACGGTGGCGAACATGCCAACAACAGCTTGAACATTCAAGAGTTTATGATTATGCCTGTGGGCGCCGATACTTTCCGCGACGCGTTGCGTTGCGGCGCGGAAATTTTCCATGCTTTGAAAAAATTGTGCGACAGCAAAGGCTTCCCGACTACTGTCGGTGACGAAGGCGGTTTTGCGCCAAACCTAAACAGCCATGAAGAAGCTTTGCAGTTAATCGTTGAAGCCATTACCGCTGCCGGCTACAAATCGGGCGAAGATGTGTTGTTGGCATTAGACTGCGCGTCCAGCGAATTCTACAAAGACGGTAAATACCACTTGGAAGCCGAAGGCAAATCTTTGACCAGTGCCGAATTTGCCGAATATCTGGCAGGTTTGGTTGCCAAATACCCGATTGTTTCCATCGAAGACGGCATGGATGAAAACGACTGGGAAGGCTGGAAACTGTTGACCGAAAAATTGGGCGGTAAAGTCCAATTGGTGGGCGACGACTTGTTTGTGACCAACCCGAAAATTTTGGCAGAAGGCATTGAGGCCGGTGTGGCCAATGCTTTGTTGGTGAAAGTGAACCAAATCGGCACCTTGAGCGAAACCCTGAAAGCGGTAGAATTGGCTAAACGCAACTGCTACACCAGCGTGATGAGCCACCGCTCGGGCGAAACCGAAGACAGCACCATTGCCGACTTGGCCGTTGCCACCAACTGTATGCAAATCAAAACAGGCTCTCTCAGCCGCTCAGACCGCATGGCCAAATACAACCAGCTTCTGCGCATTGAAGAAGAGTTGGGCGAAGCCGCATACTACCCGGGCAAAGCCGCATTTTACCAATTGAAAAAATAA
- the uvrC gene encoding excinuclease ABC subunit UvrC has translation MVPHGFNLSVFLKNLPNLPGVYRMLDKNGQVLYVGKAVNLKRRVSSYFQKSDHSPRISLMIKQIASVETTVTRSEAEALILENNLIKALSPKYNILFRDDKSYPYLMLSGHNFPQMAYYRGTLKKPNQYFGPYPNGYAVQNSIQILQKVFRLRTCEDSVFEHRNRACLLFQIKRCSGPCVGHISHADYQDSVREAVTFLSGKTDELTQTLHHKMQRAAEQLRFEEAARYRDQIQALGTVQSQQFIDSKNPNNPNDIDILAAVSEHSAVCVNWVSIRGGRHVGDKSFFPDTRNDPNPDIQDYAEAFVSQHYLGKSKPDIIISNFILPSGLQDALNSEHGKQIQFVSKTIGERKVWLKMAERNAALAITQHVSQNTNQQHRLDELARLLNINPEELNRLECFDISHTQGEATIASCVVYDEQNIQPSQYRRYNIKQTKAGDDYAAMREVLLRRYGKLAEAEANGEPVKWPDAVLIDGGKGQVGMAVEVWAELGLNIPIIGIAKGPERKAGLEELILPFTGEVFRLPHNSPALHLLQTVRDESHRFAITGHRKKRDKARVTSSLSDIPGIGSKRRQALLTRFGGLRGVQAAGVEELAQTEGISLALAQKIYDSLH, from the coding sequence ATTGTGCCGCACGGTTTTAATCTTTCCGTTTTTTTAAAAAACCTGCCCAATCTGCCCGGTGTTTATCGTATGCTCGATAAAAACGGGCAGGTTTTGTATGTGGGTAAAGCGGTTAATTTAAAACGCAGGGTATCCAGCTACTTCCAAAAAAGCGACCACTCCCCGCGCATCAGCTTGATGATCAAACAAATCGCTTCGGTAGAAACCACGGTAACCCGCTCCGAAGCAGAAGCTTTAATTTTAGAAAACAATCTCATCAAAGCTTTATCGCCCAAATACAATATCCTTTTCCGTGACGACAAAAGCTACCCTTATCTGATGCTCAGCGGGCATAACTTTCCTCAAATGGCCTATTACCGCGGCACACTTAAAAAGCCCAACCAGTATTTCGGTCCTTACCCCAACGGCTATGCGGTACAAAACAGCATACAGATTCTGCAAAAAGTATTCCGCCTCCGCACCTGTGAAGACAGTGTGTTCGAACACCGCAACCGCGCCTGCCTGCTTTTTCAAATCAAACGCTGCTCAGGGCCTTGCGTCGGCCATATTTCCCATGCCGATTATCAAGACAGCGTACGCGAAGCGGTAACCTTCTTAAGCGGCAAAACGGACGAACTTACCCAAACGCTGCACCACAAAATGCAGCGGGCTGCAGAACAGCTGCGCTTTGAAGAAGCGGCACGCTATCGCGACCAAATTCAAGCATTGGGTACGGTGCAGAGCCAGCAATTTATCGACAGTAAAAATCCAAACAATCCCAATGACATAGACATTTTGGCAGCGGTTTCGGAACATAGCGCAGTGTGCGTGAATTGGGTCAGCATCCGCGGCGGACGGCATGTAGGCGACAAAAGCTTTTTCCCCGACACCCGCAACGACCCGAACCCAGATATCCAGGATTACGCAGAAGCCTTTGTTTCACAACATTATTTAGGCAAATCCAAACCGGACATCATTATCAGCAACTTTATCCTCCCCTCCGGCCTGCAAGATGCCTTAAACAGCGAACATGGCAAACAAATCCAATTCGTGAGCAAAACCATAGGCGAGCGGAAAGTTTGGCTGAAAATGGCCGAACGCAACGCCGCTTTAGCCATTACCCAACACGTTTCCCAAAACACCAACCAGCAGCACCGTTTAGACGAGCTGGCCCGGCTACTAAATATCAACCCTGAGGAACTCAACCGTTTGGAATGCTTTGACATCAGCCACACCCAGGGTGAAGCGACAATCGCCTCTTGCGTGGTTTACGATGAACAAAATATCCAGCCCTCACAATACCGGCGTTACAACATCAAACAGACAAAAGCGGGCGATGATTATGCCGCAATGCGGGAAGTGCTGCTGCGCCGCTACGGCAAACTGGCGGAGGCCGAAGCCAATGGCGAGCCGGTAAAATGGCCTGATGCCGTGTTGATCGACGGAGGCAAAGGGCAAGTGGGTATGGCCGTGGAAGTGTGGGCGGAATTGGGGCTGAACATTCCGATTATCGGCATTGCCAAAGGCCCCGAACGCAAAGCCGGCTTGGAAGAGCTGATTCTACCCTTTACCGGAGAGGTGTTTAGGCTGCCGCACAACAGCCCTGCCTTGCATCTGTTACAAACCGTACGTGATGAATCTCACCGCTTTGCCATCACAGGCCACCGCAAAAAACGCGATAAGGCAAGGGTTACTTCATCTTTGAGCGACATTCCCGGCATCGGCAGCAAAAGGCGCCAAGCATTGCTCACCCGCTTTGGCGGCCTGCGCGGAGTACAGGCCGCAGGCGTGGAAGAACTTGCCCAAACCGAAGGCATCAGCTTGGCTTTGGCCCAGAAAATTTACGACAGCCTTCATTAA